The window CAAACCCCACAAAGcaataagaaaaaaaaccaaGTTTTCCTTGAAGGATATGTTCATGAGACAAATGATGAACAAGATTTAGTGAGAGCTAAAAGTTTGACTGATGATGATCTTGAAGAATTAAAGGGGTGTTTGGATTTAGGATTTGGGTTTAGTTATGATGAGATTCCTGAGCTTTGTAATACTTTGCCTGCTTTGGAATTGTGTTATTCTATGAGTCAAAAGTATCTTGATAACCATCAAAAGTCGCCGAAAAGTGAGTCATCGTCGCCGCCGGCGAGTGGTGGTGGCGGGAAAGCTAATTGGAAGATTTCTAGTCCTGGTGAGTGTCTTGAAGAAATAAAGttggaatttttatttgtttctttgcATTACTAAAAACGATTGGATATCATTTCTCAAAACGGGTAGTGATATTCTTACAACAAAATTTAACCATATACTACaaacatacaaatttttatGCACAGGA is drawn from Erigeron canadensis isolate Cc75 chromosome 9, C_canadensis_v1, whole genome shotgun sequence and contains these coding sequences:
- the LOC122582287 gene encoding uncharacterized protein LOC122582287 gives rise to the protein MVTTIPDINNKSRSKLSKTPFQDSQNPHQNTPNLEKSGCGYVKIDDSWQTPQSNKKKNQVFLEGYVHETNDEQDLVRAKSLTDDDLEELKGCLDLGFGFSYDEIPELCNTLPALELCYSMSQKYLDNHQKSPKSESSSPPASGGGGKANWKISSPGDDPEDVKARLKFWAQAVACTVKLCS